The Acidobacteriota bacterium genome contains the following window.
TTTTATCAATAAAAAAACTATTTATATCTTTCCCATAAACACTTCCGTCAGAAATTTCAAATTCTCTTACCGGATTTTTATCAGCCATAACGGAAGGTAATGAAATTCTCTGTTTCACTCTATTTTGATTTTTCCCATTGTACATCTTTACTTCAGGGTTCTTGAATTCTATTTCTTTAAAATAAAAATCTTTGATCAATTCATGTTTAAAATTTAAATTTTTATACACAGGAGCTAAATCAGGATAGTATTTTTGGTTTTTTAAAAAATGAGAATAACAGGCACTTGTCGATAAAATAAAATCAAAATTTCCAAACGGAGGAAAATCTCTCCAGAAAAGATAGGGTCTTGTAAAGAAAGTGTACTTGTAATTTTTATCAGATATCACAGGAAAAAACCATTCATTTCCAAAATTACTCTCCTCAGGAACATTTCTTCTTATCCATCTCTCTGCTATTTGAGTTGTATCATCTTCCCAGAGGTAATAAACTTTGGAGAAAGCTCTATATCCCATTGAAATTACCAAAAAAGCGATCAACATAGAAAAAAAAACTCTGGTAATCTTATTACTTTTAAGAAGAGAATGGACGAATAATATGCCAAATACACCAAAAAAAGAATAAAAAATAGAAAGAGTTGAAAGATCTCTTAAGCGAGAAAACCCAAGAAATCCAAGAGCTCCAAAAAAATAAATCAGTCCTGACAGAAAAATAAATAAATTCTCTCTGGTTTTTTTATAAAAAATCCAAGCAATTCCAAATAAAATTAAAATGAAATATATCGCCCCTTCAGTGGTAAATATATTCCAGATGCCTTGAACATATCTATTAAATTTTATTTGTTCAATTAAATTCTCTGGTTTAATTGGCCTTAAATACCATTCAGTTTCATGAACAAGATTGGTTAATAGAACTGAAGCTTTTATGAACATTTTGAACCTTAATAAAGCATAGGGATGTCCAGCAAAGAAGCCAAGAACTGTAAATATTCCAGCTAAAAATATTTTATAATCGCTTAAAATCTTAAAAAACCTTTTCTTTGCCTCAAATCCATACAGAAAATGTGCAAGAAGAATCGAAAAAATTATGAATATTCCATTGTATTTAGTGGCAACTGCAAGACCACTGAAAAAAGAAGCTAAAAGATAATAAATCAGCATGCCTTTTTTCATAATTAATGCACAAAAATAAAAAGATAGGGCATAAAAGAAAGTCATTGGAACATCAAGAACAATTTGATGGCTATAAAGGATATGTATAAAAGAAACTGAGAATAAAAAAGAAATTCCAATAGCTTCTTCTTCTGAATACAACTTCTTTCCTGTAAGATAAACAAGAAGAATTGTAAATGAACCCATCAATGAGGATACAATTCTTGAAATTAAAAGTATATGATCAAATGAGAAATTATAGAGGTCAAAAGAAGAATTGAAACTTATTAAAGACAGAAATCCTGAAATTAATCTTAATATTACTGCAACGATATAATTAAAGAAAATCGGATAGAAAAGGACAGGGTCTGGTTTCCAGTTTCCATGGTAAATTCTCTCAATATCTTTAGCAACAGGAATATCATCTATTCTCTGATAGACTGAAGAAATTCCCCATATTCTTAAAAAGCACCCCATGACAAAAATAACGGAAATAAAAAGAAAAATTTGATGCTTTTTTATATATCTGAAGAGGTTTATCATTAGAATTAAAAATTATAATGAATGGAAAGTATATTTTCAATGAATTAGAAGGATAACATCATTCAGGAATATTAAGTTGTAAGGGTTAGATATTTAAATAATCCTTTATTGAACTGAATTTAAAGGATTCTAATAGTCTATCCAATTTTTTCTCGGCAGTTTTAAGATTAACATAATGAATAAATCTTTCCTTAAAGGGTAAATCTAATTTGGGGGTTAAATCATCTATTTCACGGGGATGCAAATAGATCATAGCTGGCTGATTTTGTTTATTTAAATTTTTAATCCCCATCTTGATAAAAGAATAAGGAAAAAACCTTAGGTAAAAACCCCCTGAAAACGGTACTCTCATTCCTAATAAATTTAATGTTGTGGCGGGAATCTCTATTATATTGTTTATCCGATAAGGAAACCTCTCTGCATATCTGTCGCCATAAAGAAAGGTTTTCATTGGAAATATACTTGAATCATATATAATTTCATTTCTTTCAAGTATCCTGAAAAACCAATCGAAATTCTGATAAGATGACCATGAAGGTGCTCTATAACCTACGATCTTCTCACCAGTAATTCCCTGAAGAACATCGATAGACCTTTTTAAATCTTCTTCGAATTCTTCAGGACTCTGTTTATATACAAGAACATGACTGTATCCATGAGTAGCAATTTCATGTCCTTTTTCCTTTATCATCAAAACAATATCAGGGTATTTCTCCGCAGTTCTGGCAAGAATGAAAAAAGTAGCTCTTGCATTATGCCTTTCACATAGGGAGAGAAATCTTTGAGTGTTAAATTTAAGTCTTTCATCCTCTCCAAATTTCCCTAAAAGGTCTACAACATCATAATTTGCATGAAACCATTCTTCGATATCAAAGGTTAAAAGGTTAATCATTTAAATTCTTCTGGAATGAAAAATAACCTATGTAAGGTTCATTTGGTTTTACTATTTGATTTATCTCTTTTGTAAATTCTTTAATTTCTGAACTGATTTTTATATCTATATTTAAATACCCTCGACTATCAACGGCATTTCCGTTATAATCCACCTGGGTAAAAATAGAAATCACATGATTAGAATCTCTTTCAATATTTATCCTGATTTCCTTTGAAATACTTTCTCTTTCCGGAAATATTTTCAGTAAAATTTGTTTATCCAGCGTTAAATAAAACTGATTTTTTCCATTGTTTTTGTAGGAGACATCAAAATAAATTGTCTCATTATCAACGGATTCTTTCCGGCTGGTGTACAATTTATAAACAAATATTTTAGATCTTATCAATCCCAATGACTTTCCCTTGAAAACTTTTATTAAATATGAATTCTCATTTATCCATTTATAGGCAGAATAATGATATGGAAATATCCTCTTTCTCTTTTCATCTCTTAAATACTGATTTTTAATGCTATCTGAAACGATTAAAAATTCTAAATCTGAGTCTTTAAAGCTTTTAAAATCTGATTCTCCAAATGAATAGAATAGATGAGCATTTTGAGATGGATTAAGTCCACACCTCATCTCAAAGGCATACATTGTATTATTCAGTTTTTTCTTAGTCCAATCCCAGCATTGAAATTCAACACTTTTATTCGTTATTGCATCCAGGACATCTACTAATTTATAAACAGGCTGAATCATCACTAATAGCAGGAAGCCAAAAAATAAAGGAACTCTAATTCTTTTTAGATGTTTTTCTAAAAAATTATTCAAAAAATAAAAAAAGAACGCGCATATTATTAAAACTGATGGAATCACAGGAAACACATGTCTTACTTCAAATTGATGGGTAAGAGCAAGGAAAAAATATATGAATATAGGTTGAATTATCAGTAAACAAAATTTATTTTCTCTATTAAAAATCACTCTTTTAAACAAAAAAATCATTGAAAAAATGAAAAATATAAATCCGATTAAACCAATATTCTCTATTAAAGCATTTATTAATGATGTCCAAGGATTAAAAGATCTTGCCAATAAATCTTGTTTGAATAAAACCGATTGCCTGTAGAAATCTTTTCTGAAAGCCTCAAAATCTAAGAATGAATATGGTGAAAAAAAGAAAACACTTATGATAAAGGAAAAAAATATAACCGCTGAATTCAAAATTAACTTTTTAAATCCGTCTTTCTTTTCGAAAAACCTCAAAATGACAGCTATTATTAAATTTATTCCAGCAAGAATCCCTGAATATTTTGTCGTAAGGGCTCCTGCTAAAAAGACACCTGACAAATTCAGGTTTTTAAGATCAGGTTTTTCATATACTTTAAAAGAAAATAAAATAACTAACGCAACAAATAATAATTGTATAGAATCTGGTTTTCCATAATGAGATAGCAATACTACATAAGGGCTCACAACTAATAACATTACGGCAATATTTTCTACTCTATGCTTTCCAAAATATTTTTTCATCAAATTGTAAATAATTAAAATCATTATAATTCCTGAAACAGCAGAAACAAACCTTGCAGAAAAAAATAGAAGAGGCATTACAGTAGTTTTGCTAACTAAATTTTCTTGAACAACCTCTGAAAAATAATGGAGAGAAAAAAAGTAAATGAATATTTTATAAAAACCATAAATAATAAAAGTAAATAAAGCTGCTATATAAAAGTACAAAGAAGGGTAGAAAAACCAATGGAGGTTCAAATCTTTGTTTTCAATTATGTTATATATTTTGGAAATCATCCCGTCTTCATCAGCAACAGTACTCATAAAAGGGAGTCCTGAGCCTATCCCATAAAGTCTTATTAATATTCCTGATAAAAAAAGAAATAAAAAGATTTTATCTTTTTTCAAATCAGAAAAGATTTTTTTCACGCTGGTTTAATTGCCTCAACCGCAAAAGAAGTTGATATGAATTTTTCAAAAAAATTAAGTTCTTTATTTCCTTCTGCCAATTTGGCCTTTCCAAAGGGAAAATATAGAAACAAAGCAGATTTTATAAATCCTCCATTATGCAAAAAATATTGCTTTATCTCATCTCCAGTATAAACCCTTAGATTTTCATATATTTTTCTTTCTATAATCCTGAACAGATTTAACGTAATATTCTGACCGTTAATAGTGCTGACAATTATCCTTCCTCCAGGTTTTGCTACCCTCAATAACTCTTCGATGAAAGTTTTTCCATCTTTTACAAGTTGCATTACATTATTTGAAACAACCATATCAAAACTATTATCCTCAACAGGAAGTTTCTCTCCCGATGATTGAATAACATCAAAACCTTTTCTTTTTGCAAACATCAGCATTTCCAGGGAAATATCAATTCCAACAAGAAAATTATTCTTACTCAAAGATTGGGAAAAATGACCGGTTCCACATCCCACGTCAAGAATTGACAGGCTTTCTACATTTCCAATCAATTTTAAAATATTATCCTTTAGGAAATTAAAATTTTTCACACTGAAATAGGTGTTTGCTGCTTCGGTATCCCCTTCTTTTTTTGAAATCTCTCTAAAATAATCTTCCCATCTCATATTCTGTTGGTCTGACTTTAACATAAGAGGAATATCATCAATTACTCTGTATGTTTTATTACATTTTGTACATTTTAGATTTGCATCTTCATAAATCAGTTTCTGCTCGCATTCAATGCATTTTAGAATTGAAATTAGTTTCTCGTTTAACATTTAAATGGATAATTCCTTCCTAAAATATTTTCCTATTTTTGCAGATAATTTCACTGGGACGATAAGCTTCCATAATCCTGAACCAATCTTTACAAAATAACTTTTATCAGATAACGGCTTCTTTATTTTTTTTACCGAGAGATAATAATTAGAATATTCAAGTAAACTTATTCCCCACTTTACTTTGTATTGTCTCTGTCCTGGATATCTTACAGGTCCAAAGTCGAAGTATTTATAACCGTTTTCAGCAGCCCATTTAATAAATTCATAGTGAATTAAATCATTACCTCTCAAATCAAAATATTTCTCATCAGAAGAGATATCTGTTATATGAGCTGAATCTCCAACAGTCCATCCCAATAAAGCTGAGATATAATTTTCTTTATATTTAGCAAAAAATATTTTTATATAATCTTTTAGGTTTTTTTGAAGAGAAAGAAAATATTCTAAAGGTTGCGGAGGACTTCCAAGTCTTTTAAGGCTTTTTAGATGAAGTGGATAAAAAATGTTTTTTATCTCTACCTCACTATTTCCTGCAACTACTTTCAGATTATTTCTTATTGCTTTTTTTATATTTTTTCTTACACTATAATCCACTAATTTAGATAAATTTAAGTTTCTATCCAGCTTTAAAATTCCATAATAATAGAGAGGAACCTTTTCAAATAAATTATTGTTTAATCCCTTTAAATCAGAAAAACATCTAATCTCCAAATAATCCAAATATTTTTCTTTAAAAGTATTTTCGATAACGGAGTTAAACTCTTTTAAAATTTTTATCTTTTTTTCTATATCTATATCCGTTGAAAATAATATGCCTCCATACTCTGAAAAAGGTTGTGAAACTATTCTTTTTCCATAAAGTACACTTCTGTGAAAAAAAGATGGGAAAACAGCTTTAATTTTACCATCCTCATAGCAAAGCCAATAATTACTCTTTAAGTTATAAATTTCTTCAATAGCTTTTTTAAATCCAATCAAGTACACAAATCTGCCATTTGGATTAATTTTTACAAATTCATCCCATTCACTTTCAAAATCATCTTTGTAGGGAACCCAAGTCATATAGATCTAAGTCTTAAAAGCTAAATATAAACTCATACATAATAACCCTTCAGTATCGTATTTTGTTTCATTATATAAACCTAAGTCTTAAAAACTAAATACACGCCCACCATAATGAAAAAAGTTCCAATCCATCTTAAGGTTGAAATATGCTCCCTGAAAAAAATTATCGATGCCAAAACCATAAGAACATATGTGAAGCTAACTATAAGGTTGGAATAACTTAACTCATATCTCGAAAGAATTATCAGCCATACCAGTACTCCTATGCCTGAAAGAAAAATCCCTGCTAATACGAAAGGTGAAGTCAGTGCTCTAATAAAAAAATTCAAATTAATCCCAATCCCGGCAAATTTATTCATCCCATTCTTTATCAATACCTGTGAGAGAACCCAGATGATCATAGAAATGATAAACAAATGAATTCCCTTCATTCCCTTCTCTCCTTTTGTTGATTCTCTAATTCCATTTTTAATAATCCCAATTCTTGAATAAGTTTTTTATTGGATTCTTTTAGCTCTGAAATCGCAACTGAAAAATGAATTAAAATTATCATAAGTCCCATTATTAAAATAAGAAATAAAGCTGCAGGAGGGTAGCCGATTCCTACAAAATAGGAGAACTTATCTAAAAGCTTCCTGAATAAAGATATAACTAGAAAGATTATTCCCATGCCGAGCCAGAGAATTGAGAATTCTTCTCTCAATCTTTTTCTTCGAATAAGTTCAAAAACAAAAATAATCAAGAAAATACTCCCAATTATAGCCAATATTTGAATTCTAAAAATCTGAACATCTTCCATTGTTTTTCTCCTTTACTTTTCTTTTC
Protein-coding sequences here:
- a CDS encoding GNAT family N-acetyltransferase; its protein translation is MTWVPYKDDFESEWDEFVKINPNGRFVYLIGFKKAIEEIYNLKSNYWLCYEDGKIKAVFPSFFHRSVLYGKRIVSQPFSEYGGILFSTDIDIEKKIKILKEFNSVIENTFKEKYLDYLEIRCFSDLKGLNNNLFEKVPLYYYGILKLDRNLNLSKLVDYSVRKNIKKAIRNNLKVVAGNSEVEIKNIFYPLHLKSLKRLGSPPQPLEYFLSLQKNLKDYIKIFFAKYKENYISALLGWTVGDSAHITDISSDEKYFDLRGNDLIHYEFIKWAAENGYKYFDFGPVRYPGQRQYKVKWGISLLEYSNYYLSVKKIKKPLSDKSYFVKIGSGLWKLIVPVKLSAKIGKYFRKELSI
- a CDS encoding EamA family transporter — protein: MKGIHLFIISMIIWVLSQVLIKNGMNKFAGIGINLNFFIRALTSPFVLAGIFLSGIGVLVWLIILSRYELSYSNLIVSFTYVLMVLASIIFFREHISTLRWIGTFFIMVGVYLVFKT
- a CDS encoding DUF2304 domain-containing protein codes for the protein MEDVQIFRIQILAIIGSIFLIIFVFELIRRKRLREEFSILWLGMGIIFLVISLFRKLLDKFSYFVGIGYPPAALFLILIMGLMIILIHFSVAISELKESNKKLIQELGLLKMELENQQKERRE
- a CDS encoding glycosyltransferase family 39 protein yields the protein MKKIFSDLKKDKIFLFLFLSGILIRLYGIGSGLPFMSTVADEDGMISKIYNIIENKDLNLHWFFYPSLYFYIAALFTFIIYGFYKIFIYFFSLHYFSEVVQENLVSKTTVMPLLFFSARFVSAVSGIIMILIIYNLMKKYFGKHRVENIAVMLLVVSPYVVLLSHYGKPDSIQLLFVALVILFSFKVYEKPDLKNLNLSGVFLAGALTTKYSGILAGINLIIAVILRFFEKKDGFKKLILNSAVIFFSFIISVFFFSPYSFLDFEAFRKDFYRQSVLFKQDLLARSFNPWTSLINALIENIGLIGFIFFIFSMIFLFKRVIFNRENKFCLLIIQPIFIYFFLALTHQFEVRHVFPVIPSVLIICAFFFYFLNNFLEKHLKRIRVPLFFGFLLLVMIQPVYKLVDVLDAITNKSVEFQCWDWTKKKLNNTMYAFEMRCGLNPSQNAHLFYSFGESDFKSFKDSDLEFLIVSDSIKNQYLRDEKRKRIFPYHYSAYKWINENSYLIKVFKGKSLGLIRSKIFVYKLYTSRKESVDNETIYFDVSYKNNGKNQFYLTLDKQILLKIFPERESISKEIRINIERDSNHVISIFTQVDYNGNAVDSRGYLNIDIKISSEIKEFTKEINQIVKPNEPYIGYFSFQKNLND
- a CDS encoding polysaccharide deacetylase family protein, which gives rise to MINLLTFDIEEWFHANYDVVDLLGKFGEDERLKFNTQRFLSLCERHNARATFFILARTAEKYPDIVLMIKEKGHEIATHGYSHVLVYKQSPEEFEEDLKRSIDVLQGITGEKIVGYRAPSWSSYQNFDWFFRILERNEIIYDSSIFPMKTFLYGDRYAERFPYRINNIIEIPATTLNLLGMRVPFSGGFYLRFFPYSFIKMGIKNLNKQNQPAMIYLHPREIDDLTPKLDLPFKERFIHYVNLKTAEKKLDRLLESFKFSSIKDYLNI
- a CDS encoding methyltransferase domain-containing protein, whose amino-acid sequence is MLNEKLISILKCIECEQKLIYEDANLKCTKCNKTYRVIDDIPLMLKSDQQNMRWEDYFREISKKEGDTEAANTYFSVKNFNFLKDNILKLIGNVESLSILDVGCGTGHFSQSLSKNNFLVGIDISLEMLMFAKRKGFDVIQSSGEKLPVEDNSFDMVVSNNVMQLVKDGKTFIEELLRVAKPGGRIIVSTINGQNITLNLFRIIERKIYENLRVYTGDEIKQYFLHNGGFIKSALFLYFPFGKAKLAEGNKELNFFEKFISTSFAVEAIKPA
- a CDS encoding glycosyltransferase family 39 protein, with protein sequence MGCFLRIWGISSVYQRIDDIPVAKDIERIYHGNWKPDPVLFYPIFFNYIVAVILRLISGFLSLISFNSSFDLYNFSFDHILLISRIVSSLMGSFTILLVYLTGKKLYSEEEAIGISFLFSVSFIHILYSHQIVLDVPMTFFYALSFYFCALIMKKGMLIYYLLASFFSGLAVATKYNGIFIIFSILLAHFLYGFEAKKRFFKILSDYKIFLAGIFTVLGFFAGHPYALLRFKMFIKASVLLTNLVHETEWYLRPIKPENLIEQIKFNRYVQGIWNIFTTEGAIYFILILFGIAWIFYKKTRENLFIFLSGLIYFFGALGFLGFSRLRDLSTLSIFYSFFGVFGILFVHSLLKSNKITRVFFSMLIAFLVISMGYRAFSKVYYLWEDDTTQIAERWIRRNVPEESNFGNEWFFPVISDKNYKYTFFTRPYLFWRDFPPFGNFDFILSTSACYSHFLKNQKYYPDLAPVYKNLNFKHELIKDFYFKEIEFKNPEVKMYNGKNQNRVKQRISLPSVMADKNPVREFEISDGSVYGKDINSFFIDKNQEVKRIFISRKKIPQIAIFIFSPESDGEVYVNNFLLKKGIKVKKGINSYEVIDPMLSFPFYKYIYKITIKASKELNNAFIKLSADEFDIASEFLKLQNFNMAEEFFLKALKNKNKNKKDLEIYLYLDYCSKMLDKNQERKKYIENISKDRDFKKYLKIFDSFGNDKEWIRNFEKFSGIGYILYKGTQTNLIEDDEFKFINGNLIESEIFFNGKALMPSFNQNGNVFEAVSSEKRLIPQNYIAELYFYNPSRIRGLIGELEIIFKNEEKEESIKFPLDLKVEVKENYSLASFEFKNKSFKNRVQFVIKIDGDKNLAFDYMKIYPDLKSFFKNKYTMFKDFIEDLNFD